The Cynocephalus volans isolate mCynVol1 chromosome 17, mCynVol1.pri, whole genome shotgun sequence genomic interval gaaacaaAGATAATTAGTATCTGCCTTCAAGACACTGTTAATAAAAACAGCTAGTGAGTGGTCAGAATTCAGTCTCAGGTTTGTCTTATTCTAGAATACCAGCtcttactgtgaggattaaaggagacaCAATTGTCCAGGGCCTGGCAGACAGACTCTATCCCCTCAGACAGCCCGGATGACAAACAAGGAATGCAATGAGGTTTTTGCATTTTTGAAGTCACATATCCTTTTGAGAATCTGCTGAAAGCTCTCTCCAGAAATATGCTCATGAGGCAATGGCAGTTCAGGAGGTTCACAGACTTGAGAGGTCTGTGAACCTCCTGAACTGTCCATCTGGAATGGTATCCTGCACATGAACCTCAAGTTAAACCCCCCTGAGAAAATGGATGTGAAGGTGCTAGGAAAGGCGATAGGAACGCATAGTGTAACGGTTACTCCTCTAGAATCTGGAAGGACAAGGATCGGGCTTAAATGCCCGCTGCCGCAGGGGTGCTGGCTGCGGAGCGGGGGCGGCGCGAGGAGGAGGCGTGCGCTCACCTTGAAGAAGCCCTTGCAACCCTCACAGGTGCGCACGCCGTAGTGCTGGCAGGCAGCGTTGTCCCCGCACACGGCGCACGTGCCCTCGCCCGACGACGAGCTCCTGTTGGGCGGCGACGGCAGGGGCAGGCTGGGACTCTCGCCCAGCAGGCTGGACGCGGTAGGGGAGGCCGTGAGGCCGAGCGGCGGGAAGGCCAGTGCGGCCGCCCTCTTGGCCAGCGGCAGCCCGTACGGGTGGCCCTCAAGCGCGGCGGCCTGGctgccggcggcggcggcggcacccAGCGGCAGGCTCAGGGCGGCGGCGGCCGTCGGGTCGTAGCCGAGGTGGTGGCCGCCGGCCGGGCTGGGCGCGGGCGGGTGCGGCGGCGAGGGCTTGAAGTGGAAGAGCGGGAAGCGCGCGCCGGCCACCGTGGGCACCGCCTTCATCGGCGGGTCCAGCAGCGGGCCGGGCGCGATGCAGCCGGGCGCCGAGGGCAGTGCGTCGTCCCACAGCGCCCCTGCCTGCGGGGGAAAGCCCGGTGTGGTGGGGGTGGACGGCGGGGACTGCTTGAAGTACATGGAGGTGCTGGGCAGCACCTCGTCCTCCGGGCCGGAAGGGGGAGGAAtggatggctgctgctgctgctgttgctgctggtgatggtgatgatggtggtggtgatggtggtggtgatggtggtagccGTGCGCGCGCCCCTCTTCCATCTTGATCAAAGGCCGCGGCCCGGACGGCTGCATTTGGTACAGGCAGGAGGGCTTGAGTTCGTAGCTGCTCGAGTAGCCTTCCATGAAGGTACTGAAGCTGGGCAGGGACGTGGTGGCCGTGGCCGTGATCTCGGTGCTGCCGAGGTCCATGGTCAGCTTGGTGTAGTCGGGGTTCATGATCTCTGTGGTGTATTCCGAGCCATAGGTCTGGGCTGCATAACTGGAACCTGGAGGTGAGGGGCTATACTGGGCTTGCACGCAGGGCATATCTGCAGGGACAGAGGAAAGGGTCTCTCAGAAACAAGTCAACACTCCTTTCTGAGCTAAGAGGCAGCCTTGGATTCATTGCTCTCTAATCTGGGAAACAGAGAGGAAGTGACATCCTCTCTCCTTTCTGGTAGCATAGACCATAAATGTAAAGCCCCACACTTAACTTTCTTTCTCCCTGGGAAGAAGGCTGAATCCCTGCCAAAGGGGCCACAGAATGCCGAAAAGCCTCCTGGGGACCTCTGTACTCATCTTCCCTCCCTTGCCCAGTCCTCTACCAGATCTGGGAAACTTGATGTCTTCCCTCATAAGCCCagagatgttttttaaaaagtggctttGAATTGTATAAACTAATTGGAGTGGCCCCATCACCTACAAGCTGGGAGGACAAAGAGAAAAGCAGTAAATGCCCTGTTAGTTTATTCTGGGAGGAAAAGGCCATTgtctcccccttccccacccaaGCCACCCACATTGATGTGTAAACCTATGAGTTAGTCAAAAAGGTGTCCTCCGTGGAACTTACTGGCCAAGGGAGACAGTGACATTTAACATTTTATGAGTGCCAATGGAGGCTGCCCACACACGTTGTGGTTGctttctcccaccccctccccactcctccaAACAGAGCTAGCTGCCTGCACAAACTGGACCCCTGTTGATGATTTCAGCCAGCTAGGTGGTTAGGTGGGGATGTAGGCCCAGGAAATGGACTCGGAGGAGTTTGCACCATctgcaaagaaaaatatcagcagctgcaaaaaaaaaaaaaaaaaaaaaaccacccacCCAAACTGTCCTCTGCTatacagtatatgtatgtatatatgtatatatttacacatacataAAGTTCCCAATTCTGACTAATGAAGTATATCAGTGGCTGTTTTTATGACAACAGTTTACAGCTATCATGATAGGCAAGTTGGTCTAGGTATTTTCTTATGACAGAAGAATTAGTCccctggaaaagaagaaagcagtTTCTGAATAGATTTGGTTTctctgccagtttgactatgtTGAGCCCCCAACGCCACTGGTATCCAGGGTGCTTACTATTGTTTGGAGAGGCTGAACTGGGTGAGAAGGCCCTGAGAATTATTGTATATAGTAGAtgatttatcaaattattttcctttctttatggctaaatataaatgataaaatgggAACTTTCTGGTGGTTGGTTTTTCTGAGCCAAAGGAAAACCAGGTGCTTAATATCTGTTCAAAGTGTACGGTGTAAAAGTTGTGACTAATAAGAAAGTGAGTACTTCACATTTCCTTTGACATCTTTCTCTTACCCACATTTCCAAATCTGATTGAGTCATGCATGTATGGGATGAAATCTTGACTTGAAAAAAGGTGATGAGGGCCTGTTGGAAGAAGCAGTGATGAAGAGAGGCCAGTTCAAGCCTTTTTCAAGCCTTTCTTTTCCAAGCAGGGCCTTAAAAACACACTCACTAGTTTGACGTGAAAGGATTACTTATCTCGCTGTCCAATTGTTGGGATGAAATGAAAGGCTAATCATTCAAAAGAAAGAACACTGCCTgatcttttttctcccttcagcACCTCTAGGATTTCTCCCTTggtcttttgtgtcatttttcccTGCCAATCCCTACCTATCGctcttctttgtgtctttctgaaGTTTCCAGGTAGAAGATGAGGTTGCTGGGACTGTGTTCTATTTATCTGTGTATCTCTGGTGCTTGCACAGGCTTGGCATCTAGTATCCCTTTAACAAATTTGTCAAGAGGTGGTACAAACCAAACCTGCAATCCTTTCTTTTGCCAAACTCAAATTTACTCCTTGGTTTTCAGCtcaaatgcttttctctttctccctgagCTTCAATCCTGTAAAACTTCTGCACCTAAATGATTTTggttttagacaaacaaaaatgctgtatatggctttaatgattcCATAACTCTTAAATGCATACGCTGGACATAAAGAAgggcaaaaatgaaaacattaaaaatgtataaaagactCTCATCTATTggtgtattttcctttttcttaggaaaaataattttgagaagtGCAATGCTTAATTTAATCTGGATGCTTCACTCGGTAGCAACAGGGTGTGGTATACAGAGGAGCTTCGTGCAAGGAAGCCACCTGTGCTGTGAAATACGAGGACAGCAGTCACTGTCCTGGTACTGGGCAAGTCGACCAGCCTGCCTGCTGGGTGTGTggttcccccacccccttctcccaGTCCCGAGGAATAAGGGATAAGGGGTCGTGCCTTCAGACTTACCTGGAGGGTATCTTGCGCGCTGaatggtggggctgggggtctCTCCAGCGGAGGCTGAGAGTGTAGTAGGTGGGGATGTCCGGCGAGGGGAAGCGACGGCGGTGCTGCCCAGCTCCACTGACGGTCCAGGCTCACGGCCCGGACTTGCCGGGCTGCGTTCTTCCACAGTGGGCTCTGCAGGCACAGGGAGAGAGGACAGATGTCACAGTGAGACCAAGCTTGATTATCGCGGCCAGGACTGGGAGtatggggggggggtggagtgggcaggcagcctctagaaatgCTACGTTAATGACAAAGAATTATCATAAGGGTAAGTAAGGGTGCTTAAGGGTACCGGAGTCCTTGGGAAAGGAGCATCACACCTCCTTGGGGAAGCCAAGCAAAGGTTGTCCGCACCCCCCGCGCTCACCGCTGTTTTGTGTCACCCGAACTGAGGCAAAAAAACCACGCAGAGTGTCGTCGCCCAGATAGTGATCTCTCTCCCCCCACATTTGGTTCCGAGCTCGTAAAGTCAGGAAAACCAAAGAAAGGAGAACACTTGAGGAATGAGTTCTGCACGAATTCGGGGGTCAGTGAGTGTGTACGAGCGGAAAATAGCCATTCTCCAACTCCACCCGCCCCCACCcctcaaatataaattttacacaTTGCAAAGGAAATGCACAAGGTCCGGAACGAATGCATGAATGCCCCGAGGAATTAAGAAAGTCTGCGCTTTTCATTCTAAATGCTAATGGAGCTTCGCTTCTATTAGCCGCGAGTTTCGGGGGCCAGGGGTCAAGCAAACAAAAGGGCACAGTGGAAAGAAGGCCCGCCCTGGAAGCAAGGCGGTGAGGCAGATAGCGTTCTCGGCTGGTGGAGCGGCAGAGGGAGTCCTCTGCGCTCAGCAGGCGGTGTCCCCGAGGGTGGGCTACTTTGAGGCTCCAGGCCACCCCGCGGCCCGGAGGGGGCAGATTGCGGAGGGCGCTGAGTGCGGCTCCCGGGCGGACGTCTCAGAGCACAGCCCCAGCGAAACTTCGTAGCTGAAAGCGCCGCTCGGCGGGCCTCCGGGAGGGATCCGGATGCCCCAAACTCCGGCCTATAGCGCCCCCTTTACCCGGGGTGGGCACAGCTCGAAGGGTGGGAACGTGGACCGAAAACCtcccccaaaccaaaccaaaacctcCCGGGAGCGCGAGCCGCGAGGGTCGTGTAAGTTTCGTCTCCCGCTACCCCTGCGTCCGGAGCTTGCctgcaggaagagagaaaggggctCAGAACCCCCAGGTCCGGAAAACCCTCGACGGCCAGGAAATGGGGGATTCCCTTTCCATCCCCGGCCCCAGCCCGAACTGCTCCGACAGAAAGCTTGCACTCGCTGTAGCGCACGCATAAGCAGATCTTCCCACGGCTGTAGCATGTGCTTCCTGTTCCCCCGCATCTTCAATGGGGGTCTCCGGCAACCTCCCAACCCCTCCTCCAGCAGGTGCCCACATTCCCGCCCCTCCCTGGGGGCCTCCCAAGAGGAATCTTTTTCTGAGGGATGGCCTATGAACTCAGGTGAGTCGGGGACACGTCTCCCCATGGAAGGGGTTCCCCTCGAGCGCCCAACGTTCGCAGGAGAGAGCCACACCACTTTTCCTACAGCCTAGCCGAGCTCCCCACCGCTCTCTCCGCCCCCCAATCGGCTGGTTACCTAGGCAAAGCCTCCGCGCCTGGAAACACGTTGCACCGCTCGCGGCCGCTGGGGCCGAGAGCACAGAGCCTCGGGATTGTAAATTAGGGAGAAATAACTACCTCTGTCAAAGCCCCTTTCTTTCTCGTGGGCAGACGAAAGGAACACCCCCGTGTTCCCCTCCCCATGGTGAAGTGTGTGGAGGAAACCGTGAAACGCACCATTGTGACCCGGGCTCCTCCGCGGAGTTTCCAACCCTGGGGAGCGGGGGCGGAGGTTGGGCGGGGGCAGGAGGAGTGGAGAACAGACCGACAGAAAGGGAAAGACAAATTCTCAGAAAGACCGAGAGAGACTAGACAAACCGCGGGGCAGAATTTCTGCGAGCGCACCAGCCCTgggagggggtgggtgggtgagtgcgGGAAGAGGGATCGGGTGTGGAGGTTGCTGTGGTCTAAGGAATCTTTGATATTTACATTACGATCATCTTGTTCAGCTAAAATAACTCGATAAAGTAACTTCATTCATTGTGCCCAGTAGCCGCATTGGGCAGCTTTTTCTTTCCTCAACTAGGATCTATAAAATATTTCCCCATcgtgggaaaaagagaaagagggttGGATTAGCCATGAAATGACTGAACGGCACCCTGTACCTCTCTCCCGGCACCCTAAGGCCCTGGGATAACAGCCCGAGATTTCTGATTACTAATCTCCTTGCAGCTTTTCCCTCCGGAGAATCCGGAGGCATAAATAAAAGGCAGTCTCCAAGACCGTTCTTGGAAATCCAGGGACAaatgctttctccctctctctcacgaGTGCCCCGAAGCTTCCAAACAGGTTCGAGAGGTGCCTTTCGCAGTCAGTGTCCGCAGGTTGCGCTCGCAAGACCTCTCTTCTCTCACGACCGAGAACTTTCATTTCTACTAAGAGTGAAACACTCGGAGCAACTTTCCAAAAGCGCGAGTTTTGTCAGTGAAAATGTAAAGCATGCCTCTCCCACACCTAGCCAAGGCCCGAAGGAGAGGGACACCGTCCCCACGCGTGTCGCGGAGCGGGAGTCGGCAATTACACCCGGTTACCTCCGAAGGGAAAAGTGTAAACCAGCAAGTCGGCGACGCCTGGCAGACGTGCCTAGTGGAGTCCCAGGCTCATTTCAATACAATAAGCCACATTCCTACAATTATACCCTCTTTCCTGAGCTCCTCCGAGCGCCTCTGCAAACTCCGGCCGCCGATGCCCGGGCCCCTTCCCTCCCAAGCTTCCTCCCAGACAACCAGCTCTGTGCCACCATTTGGTACATTAAGTTGGACACACCAGAGCCCCTATTTTCAATattacttaaaaggcaggaaaatTACTGCCGTTCATCACCGGAGCTGCAACTCCCtaccgctgccgccgccgctgccgccgccgagAGCATCATTACCATGACAACTAGAGCTGAAATACCCTGAATTACATCGCTGGAGCTGCTACTGCACAAATCCCGGTCCTCCTCTTTGTTAGAAGCTTTTCGCCTCTTCGGGTAGGGGGAGGAATCCCACGAGCTCCAGAGATCCCTGCGGGCCCGCTACAGGGGAAAAGTTTCAGATCAGAACCTGCGGGCCGCCCGGCTAGCAAAGCCCGAGCAGGGAGGCGCGGGTGGGGGGAACCCCACACTCAAAGTTGTCAATTTCAGGAGCGACGCTTCCCAGCACGCCAACTTTTTAGCAAGTCTCCTTATTAACTGGGCGAATGTGATACGTACTTGAGTGCTGTGGCGGTTCCGTCTTTAGAGCGAGTTTCTAGAGAGCAGTCCCGAAATCTGCGCTGGTAGGGGGAGTCACAGCTGCTGTCCCGGAAGGGCTGCGGTGTATAAGCCCAGCGGCTCCCAGAGGCGGTTAGCGGCAGGCCGAGGATGCTGCGACCCCGAATCATGGGAGAGCGCCGCCGAGAGGTTCCGCGGGCGTCCTAGCCCCGGCCGCGACCAGGGGGGAGGATGCCGCCGCTGTTCCCACCTCTACAGCTACTGCCGGCGCTGTCAGCGTTGCAAAGTGAGCCTGGGAGGGGCGTCCGGCTGCCGTGCCGCGCTGCACCGGGGAGGGCGCAGGGCAAGAGGGGTGTGAGCGCGCGGGAGAGAGTGGAGTGTGTGTGCGGagcgtgtgtgcgcgcgtgtgtctgtgtgtgcgaaTGAGGGAGCGGGTGTGAGCGTGTCTGTGTATGGGGAgcggaggaggagcaggagctggaggggtggggggcgggAGGCAGGAGACTCCACTCTCCCGGCTGCGCGTTCGCTCGCTCTCTCGGCACGTCATTTATGCCACAGGAGCCCTAGCGGCCTCTCCATAGAGTGCTTGGAATGCGAGACGTCAATGTGACGCCATGGGACGCTACGtcaccctcctcctccctcccctggccCAGCCGGTTCCGCGTGTGCgagggagggtgtgtgtgtgtgcgtgtgtgcgcgcgcgcgttcCCCAGCCACTCGCACGGCCGCACAATGGAAACTGCGCCGCACGGCTGGCCACTGCCTGGGGACCTATCGGACCCGCGCTGCCGATTCATATGCCGCGACGCTGCTCGCTAGGGCGCGCGTCTGCAGGAGAGGGCAGCGGCCCGGCCGCGGGTCAGGCGGGACCGCCCAGCTGTCAGGGTCGGGTGGAGTAGAGTTGGAGGCGTGCTATTGGCGCGCCTCCGAGGCTGCCCCGAGGCACTGAGCCAGAGCGAGGGGGTAAGGGAGAGGACAGCTCTTCCGAAAGGGAAGGTCTCGCCAGCCAGCTTCTGCGAGTGACCTGGCAGCCGGTGCAGAGGAGTCTGGCACCAGGTGCAGCTGCGCTTTCCTCGTGCAAAGGTTCTAAAGCTGTTTACATCTCTCCGGCCCTCTGTGCCTAGGCtaattccctcctccccccatcatTTGCTGGGTGCGTGTTTCGCAGACTTTGGGAATAAGGTTTTTTTGTTTACACTTACGGTGTGGGTTTTCCAGCTGGACATATTATAACCCAGCGAAATGCACATCCATCATCCACAAGCGCGCTGCAGCAGAAACTACTTAAtgtgtataaagcaaacacacacGTGTTCGACAGCTGAGCGGGTCTGATTGTTGCAAATTGTCTCTCCTCCCCAGCACCCCGTCAGAAATGAAATGGAACTCTTAACTTGCACTTTCACTTTTTGATGGTTGTAGGTGTCCCCCCCATCTTCCAATTAAACATTTCGAAATCAACAGGATTTATTAGTCAGTCCCTCCCTAGGGAATTTGCTCTGGTCTCCTGGGACACATCTGTCAAGAAACAGTGCCGAAAGCCTCAGCGAGTGTATGAGAGAGAGCAATTCCTTCCTGGAAATGACAAATTTAAGTGTGAAGTTcttactgaaaacaaaaacaaaaatttattagagTTAAGGACTCCTAGTTCGAAAGGTTGCTGAGTGAAAGCAACCTCTTTCAGAAACGAATGtttgaggagaaaatatttgagtgaACCAGTGCAAACAGATATGGTCTCCACTTGGTCCGCTTGAATCAgatatgacattttatttctttgacctGTCCCAATCTTCGCGTGTGCGGGGGCTAGTGTGTATGGCGGGGGGGAAAGTCCATTGTCTAAAGCACACGTTTCAAAATCGAAGAAGGTTCGAGCTAGGACCAGAAACCTGAAAACAAAACTACATATGGCACGTACATCTTTCTTCGCCTCCACTTCTACTTCAGACAGAGTGGTGTGGAGAAGACCGTGGGAGGATGCTCCAAAAGTTAACCCGCTGGAGAGGAACCGAGCCTCTTCGCTGCCGCGGGTTCCAATCCAGTCTCGGAAGGAAGGAGGGCGCTGCTACATTGTATCCATTCAAAGGCTGGAGCGGGGGGAGCAGGACCTGGAGCCGCGCGGCGCTGACGCACGCGAGGCGCGTGATTGACGCAGGCGATGTTACTAAATTCGGCGGTTGGCCCGGCCCCGCAGCCGGCGCGCGCGGCAGATAGCGGAGTAGGTTCCCCTCGGTCACCCCCGCCCCTTCTCCATTCAGAGCCgcgcgcggcggggcggggcgcgcgggGCGGGGCAGGGAGCGCGCGGCCGCGCCGGTATCCGGCCGAACCAAATATAGTCGGGCCTGGCTATTTTTAGCCGGGTCTCGGGCGCGAGCGCGCCGCTTGAGGTGGGGTGCCTGACCCCGCCTGGAGTGCGGAGGGGGCGGGGGCGGAGTCGCCATTTTGGATACTGTTCGGCCCTGCCAGGTGACCGGCGGCGCGGGGCCGGACTCAGCGCCGGGGGTCGGGGTGAGTGGGTGTGAGCCGTGGGAGAAGGAGGGGCGCAGGCAGCTCTGTCTGTCCCGCGCGGGCTGTGACGAGTGAGCTGGGCGAGGCGCGAACGACTGAGCGGGGCGcgggtgtgtgtggggtgggggcggTGATCCCCGGCCGTCCTACCACCCGGCGGCCTGGCCTGCCCGGAGTCGCGTGGGGGCGGAGCCGCTTGCGGCCACCACTTCCTGAGAGCCGGGGATACCCCTCCCGGACGTCACGGAGGAGCCGAGGCGGCGGTGGCGGCCCGGGGCTCATCCTGCACTTGCATCACGGgtgcagcagcagctgctctgCTCCTTTGTGGCTTTTTCCCCAGTTGAGTAACTGCTTTGTTAACTGAAAATACCATGACGGGCCAGTGTGATCACCAGCTCCAGACCTCAAAGAAAGTGAAGCTGTCAGGCAAGAAGAGGGAGACTCCCCCAGCCGGCTGCGATGGTATCTGGTGGGTGGGTGTGTAGAGAAGCACTTGACAGTTTCCACGTATTACTTCTTGCCTAGCTCTTCTCCCCCAAGAaggtttaaaaatactttttatttccatgCTGTAAAAATTTCATCTGTGTTCTGCACCCCTGCCAGTCTCCCTTCAATTTAAAATCTCATGCAGAACTGGAATTGTAAGCAGGAATCCTAAAATTAGGTACAGTTTTTAGGAAATATGACATCTTTCAACGAATTTATTGAATACACTACTTTTTCTAAATGTGAATATATAAAAGGTCCTTGCCCACTCAGGGTCGTTATAAAGCTACTGATCAAGTTTGTTCATATGAATTGAGCTCCTCCTGTTTCAAACCAGTAtccttttttaagtttaaaaaaaacttccaaaACTGGCTGAGAATCTCCAGGTAAAGAAAGCATTTCTCTCTTTGAGTGTGTCTTGCGGACCTATATCTTGGTGAATTCTGGGCTTtccccccttccttctcccttctgcTTCCTTACATCCTTTTCTTCCTGAGTATCATGTCGCCAATCTGTTCCTTGACTGCTCTGTTAGGCGGAGGGCTGTTGTCTGACCATGCTGAGCCAATCCACTGTACCTGGCTCAGTGCTCCTCTGGGTAGGAAGATGGACTGACAGTTGGAGAGGTTCCGGTGGTCACTGATAAGTGTCAACTTTTTTCGTACTCAAATGGAAAGTTACAGAAGCAGAGACAAGGCTCTCTTACAAGCTGGGACACCATTCTGTGCTTAATCCTAGGTCCCTAAACATATGTGATTCCCTAGGTGACCCAAACGGAGTaagtttttctgtgtgtttttcaaATTAGTATCTATTGCTCTATACCTTTTCAAAAATCTGATTTACTGGAAATCAATCATAGTATTTTGTAAAGCATGTGTAATATGACTGTTTCAGTAATCTAAATTACCTTTTTGAtgacaatattttttattaagtgaaacTTAACTCTTTACAGTTAGATCTCTCTTTTGGGGAAATTAAATAGAATACGACTACCTTAATCTgtgaaattttgaaaactttcctGGTTTAGTCCTTTTTCTAAAAGAGGGACATTTATGTGTGGCCTAGTTTACACACACAAAGTAAAGAAAGCAGTTAGTTCTGCTTTCATGATACTTATGGCAGCCAATCTGTTAGAGATTCTTTCTATAAAGCAATTATTACAGATTCACTGGATAATtacctttcattttgttttggatTTGTAGGCCTAATCTGCCTGCCAGAAAGAAAATACTCTTTCTCttggaaaatgaaatatgaaatttgGAAGAAATTTATTGTGTGTGATATAAAGCAATTGTTTTGACAAAGTGGGATTTTAGAAATTGCTTTAAATGCTCTTCTGATGAAGTAATGGCATATATAATCTTCTTGATTTTGCTAATATGTAAAGAATGATGAGGAGTCTTGATGGAAAGATTGGGTGAGGAAAGGAGAAGTAATTTTAAGCCAGAAGTTGTTACCTAAGGTGAAAAtaggaaggaaaagtaaaaaaattgtGTGTAAGTTCAAGTTTTCTAGAATTAGtgtagaagttttatactttatttaaGATACATATGTAAATTTTAGTAACTTCAGCTGACATTGATTTATACATTTATCTGGTGCAGGAACTTAGGACTCTTGTAGCAATTTTCTATCTGACCTCCCCGCATGCCATCCCTCCCTTATCAATTATATTATTGCCAGCTTAGTCTTTCTAAAATACAGCTTTTGTTGTATTACTCTCAGCCTCAGAAGTCTTGGGCA includes:
- the NR4A3 gene encoding nuclear receptor subfamily 4 group A member 3 isoform X1 produces the protein MHDSIRFGNVDMPCVQAQYSPSPPGSSYAAQTYGSEYTTEIMNPDYTKLTMDLGSTEITATATTSLPSFSTFMEGYSSSYELKPSCLYQMQPSGPRPLIKMEEGRAHGYHHHHHHHHHHHHHHQQQQQQQQPSIPPPSGPEDEVLPSTSMYFKQSPPSTPTTPGFPPQAGALWDDALPSAPGCIAPGPLLDPPMKAVPTVAGARFPLFHFKPSPPHPPAPSPAGGHHLGYDPTAAAALSLPLGAAAAAGSQAAALEGHPYGLPLAKRAAALAFPPLGLTASPTASSLLGESPSLPLPSPPNRSSSSGEGTCAVCGDNAACQHYGVRTCEGCKGFFKRTVQKNAKYVCLANKNCPVDKRRRNRCQYCRFQKCLSVGMVKEVVRTDSLKGRRGRLPSKPKSPLQQEPSQPSPPSPPICMMNALVRALTDSTPRDLDYSRYCPTDQASAGTDAEHVQQFYNLLTASIDVSRSWAEKIPGFTDLLKEDQTLLIESAFLELFVLRLSIRSNTAEDKFVFCNGLVLHRLQCLRGFGEWLDSIKDFSLNLQSLNLDIQALACLSALSMITERHGLKEPKRVEELCSKITSSLKDHQSKGQALEPTESKVRGALVELRKICTLGLQRIFYLKLEDLVSPPSIIDKLFLDTLPF
- the NR4A3 gene encoding nuclear receptor subfamily 4 group A member 3 isoform X3, giving the protein MHDSIRFGNVDMPCVQAQYSPSPPGSSYAAQTYGSEYTTEIMNPDYTKLTMDLGSTEITATATTSLPSFSTFMEGYSSSYELKPSCLYQMQPSGPRPLIKMEEGRAHGYHHHHHHHHHHHHHHQQQQQQQQPSIPPPSGPEDEVLPSTSMYFKQSPPSTPTTPGFPPQAGALWDDALPSAPGCIAPGPLLDPPMKAVPTVAGARFPLFHFKPSPPHPPAPSPAGGHHLGYDPTAAAALSLPLGAAAAAGSQAAALEGHPYGLPLAKRAAALAFPPLGLTASPTASSLLGESPSLPLPSPPNRSSSSGEGTCAVCGDNAACQHYGVRTCEGCKGFFKRTVQKNAKYVCLANKNCPVDKRRRNRCQYCRFQKCLSVGMVKEVVRTDSLKGRRGRLPSKPKSPLQQEPSQPSPPSPPICMMNALVRALTDSTPRDLDYSRHWLLTLQSPPSYWWLRLNPVWLQNSGTWTRITAGEAQRVWLESGRLDPLAFLLAGLHQKKVHTQRMQGLHLPVCRRHEV
- the NR4A3 gene encoding nuclear receptor subfamily 4 group A member 3 isoform X2, whose product is MPCVQAQYSPSPPGSSYAAQTYGSEYTTEIMNPDYTKLTMDLGSTEITATATTSLPSFSTFMEGYSSSYELKPSCLYQMQPSGPRPLIKMEEGRAHGYHHHHHHHHHHHHHHQQQQQQQQPSIPPPSGPEDEVLPSTSMYFKQSPPSTPTTPGFPPQAGALWDDALPSAPGCIAPGPLLDPPMKAVPTVAGARFPLFHFKPSPPHPPAPSPAGGHHLGYDPTAAAALSLPLGAAAAAGSQAAALEGHPYGLPLAKRAAALAFPPLGLTASPTASSLLGESPSLPLPSPPNRSSSSGEGTCAVCGDNAACQHYGVRTCEGCKGFFKRTVQKNAKYVCLANKNCPVDKRRRNRCQYCRFQKCLSVGMVKEVVRTDSLKGRRGRLPSKPKSPLQQEPSQPSPPSPPICMMNALVRALTDSTPRDLDYSRYCPTDQASAGTDAEHVQQFYNLLTASIDVSRSWAEKIPGFTDLLKEDQTLLIESAFLELFVLRLSIRSNTAEDKFVFCNGLVLHRLQCLRGFGEWLDSIKDFSLNLQSLNLDIQALACLSALSMITERHGLKEPKRVEELCSKITSSLKDHQSKGQALEPTESKVRGALVELRKICTLGLQRIFYLKLEDLVSPPSIIDKLFLDTLPF